A part of Candidatus Saccharibacteria bacterium genomic DNA contains:
- the rimK gene encoding 30S ribosomal protein S6--L-glutamate ligase — protein sequence MKLAILSNGTANYSTKRLKEVAVARGHEVKVIKYRECYASIEKNNPTVSYRGEDLARYDAVIPRIASHMTKYGTAIVRQMEMQGVYTVSSSIAINRSRDKLRSLQLLAKAGVGIPKTVFSRNSTDIDDLIEKLGGTPVIIKLARGTHGNGVVLAESKKAAKSVLQAFYLSNEEGTNVLLQEFIKESAGTDIRVFVVGGRVVASMKRQSLDDDFRSNLHKGGEGATVKLTEEERKMAIKAAKAMGLNIAGVDLMRSDRGPLILEVNASPGFGIEKVTGRDVATPIIEYVEQNAKRGHKKDKVGA from the coding sequence ATGAAATTAGCGATCCTCAGCAATGGTACCGCGAATTATTCTACTAAACGACTCAAAGAAGTCGCTGTGGCTCGTGGCCATGAAGTGAAAGTCATCAAGTACCGCGAATGTTACGCGAGTATTGAAAAAAATAATCCGACGGTAAGCTACCGTGGCGAAGACCTTGCCAGGTACGATGCGGTGATCCCGCGTATTGCCAGCCACATGACCAAATATGGCACGGCTATCGTTCGCCAAATGGAAATGCAGGGCGTATACACCGTCAGCAGCTCAATCGCAATTAATCGCTCGCGCGATAAGTTGCGCAGTCTGCAGCTACTTGCAAAAGCTGGTGTCGGCATTCCTAAAACGGTATTTAGTCGTAACTCGACTGACATTGATGACCTTATCGAAAAACTTGGCGGTACACCAGTGATTATCAAGCTAGCGCGAGGTACTCACGGTAATGGTGTAGTGCTAGCCGAAAGCAAAAAAGCCGCTAAATCAGTACTGCAGGCATTTTACCTTTCAAATGAAGAAGGCACCAACGTGCTGCTACAGGAATTTATAAAGGAATCGGCTGGTACCGACATCCGTGTGTTTGTGGTGGGGGGTAGGGTAGTTGCTAGTATGAAGCGCCAGAGCCTCGACGATGATTTTCGTAGCAACTTGCATAAAGGTGGCGAAGGTGCCACGGTTAAGCTAACTGAAGAAGAGCGCAAAATGGCCATTAAAGCAGCCAAAGCGATGGGGCTCAATATTGCCGGTGTCGACCTGATGCGTAGTGACCGCGGCCCACTAATTCTGGAAGTCAATGCCAGTCCTGGGTTCGGTATCGAAAAAGTAACAGGACGTGACGTGGCAACTCCAATCATTGAATATGTTGAACAAAACGCCAAGCGTGGTCACAAAAAAGACAAAGTCGGTGCCTAG
- the dnaK gene encoding molecular chaperone DnaK, translating to MGKIIGIDLGTTNSAFAYLVAGKPEVIANAEGNRTTPSVVAVNKGGERLVGQVAQRQRVTNAKNTIYGIKRLIGRKFDDKEVQKDIDIMPFEIVKHQSGVGVKMAGKEYTPEEVSAMILSKIKADAEAFLGEKVTEAVITVPAYFDDSQRQATKDAGKIAGLEVKRIINEPTAAALAYGLEKGKEEKIVVFDLGGGTFDVSILELGDGVFEVKSTNGDTHLGGEDFDNTIVNYFIDEFKKSDGIDLKKDNAAMQRLKDEAEKAKKELSTVTEYEVNIPFITADADGPKHFELKLSRAKLEELVAPLLDRLDGPVEKALKDAKLSKSDINEVVMVGGMTRMPAVVERVKKLFGKDPMQGVNPDEVVAIGAAIQGGVLAGDVKDVLLLDVTPLSLGIETMGGVSTKLIERNTTIPTSKSETFSTASDNQPQVEIHVLQGEREFATDNKSLGRFVLDGIAPAPRGVPQIEVTFNLDANGILNVTAKDKGTGKEQSITIQNSGNMSKEDIEKAQKEAEMHADEDKKKREAVDLKNQLENAIYQAKKMPDEYKDKISDDDKKTIEEAVAEAEKHKEATDKDELETAIKSLNDAIMPIGAKMYQQAAEEQKSGDAVGGDDKKKSKKDDEAVEGEVIDEK from the coding sequence ATGGGAAAAATTATTGGAATTGATCTTGGAACAACAAACTCAGCGTTTGCTTACCTTGTAGCCGGCAAGCCAGAAGTTATCGCCAATGCTGAGGGTAATCGCACCACGCCGAGTGTGGTCGCTGTCAACAAGGGTGGCGAGCGGCTTGTGGGTCAGGTGGCGCAGCGTCAGCGCGTGACTAACGCTAAAAATACCATCTATGGTATTAAGCGTCTAATCGGTCGCAAGTTTGACGATAAAGAAGTCCAAAAAGATATCGATATCATGCCGTTTGAAATTGTAAAGCATCAGAGCGGTGTTGGTGTAAAGATGGCAGGCAAAGAGTATACTCCTGAAGAAGTTTCGGCGATGATCCTCAGCAAGATCAAAGCTGATGCTGAGGCCTTTTTGGGTGAGAAAGTCACCGAAGCGGTCATTACTGTTCCAGCTTACTTTGACGACAGTCAGCGCCAGGCTACTAAAGATGCAGGTAAGATTGCTGGGCTTGAGGTAAAGCGTATTATTAATGAACCGACGGCTGCTGCACTTGCCTACGGACTAGAAAAAGGCAAAGAAGAAAAGATCGTCGTCTTTGACTTGGGTGGTGGTACCTTTGATGTTTCGATTCTTGAGCTAGGCGACGGTGTGTTTGAAGTCAAGAGTACTAACGGTGATACCCATCTTGGCGGTGAGGACTTTGACAATACAATCGTCAACTACTTTATTGACGAATTTAAAAAATCAGACGGCATTGACCTCAAAAAAGACAATGCTGCCATGCAGCGTTTGAAGGATGAAGCCGAAAAAGCTAAAAAAGAGCTCTCAACCGTCACTGAGTACGAAGTGAACATTCCATTTATCACAGCCGATGCTGATGGGCCAAAGCACTTTGAGTTGAAGCTTAGCCGCGCCAAGCTCGAGGAGCTAGTCGCACCGCTGCTTGATCGCCTGGATGGGCCAGTTGAAAAGGCCCTCAAAGACGCCAAGCTCAGCAAAAGCGATATCAATGAAGTGGTGATGGTTGGTGGTATGACCCGCATGCCAGCTGTAGTTGAACGTGTTAAGAAACTCTTTGGCAAAGACCCTATGCAGGGTGTAAACCCAGACGAAGTGGTGGCAATTGGTGCCGCAATTCAGGGTGGCGTGCTGGCGGGTGATGTGAAAGATGTACTGCTGCTTGATGTGACGCCGCTGTCGCTTGGTATTGAAACCATGGGAGGTGTGTCAACTAAGCTGATTGAACGTAATACCACCATCCCAACCAGCAAAAGTGAGACCTTTAGCACGGCGAGTGATAACCAACCGCAGGTAGAAATTCACGTACTCCAAGGTGAGCGCGAGTTCGCAACTGACAACAAATCGCTTGGTCGTTTTGTACTCGACGGTATCGCTCCAGCTCCACGCGGCGTGCCACAAATCGAAGTAACCTTCAACCTTGACGCCAATGGTATCTTGAACGTCACCGCCAAAGATAAAGGTACTGGCAAGGAGCAGTCAATTACCATCCAAAACTCAGGCAACATGAGCAAAGAAGATATCGAAAAGGCGCAAAAAGAAGCTGAGATGCATGCCGATGAGGACAAGAAAAAGCGTGAAGCGGTAGATTTAAAGAATCAGCTCGAAAATGCCATCTACCAGGCGAAAAAGATGCCCGATGAATATAAAGACAAGATTAGTGATGACGACAAGAAGACTATCGAGGAAGCGGTTGCCGAAGCTGAAAAGCATAAAGAGGCTACCGATAAAGACGAGCTTGAAACTGCCATCAAGTCGCTCAATGACGCCATCATGCCGATCGGTGCCAAGATGTATCAACAGGCTGCCGAAGAGCAAAAATCTGGAGATGCCGTAGGCGGTGACGATAAGAAGAAGTCAAAGAAAGATGACGAGGCCGTCGAAGGCGAAGTCATCGACGAAAAGTAA
- a CDS encoding DUF1704 domain-containing protein yields MHETQQSSQRLALLKPNIIAAVVPSNMTEQKQAFMLGKVRNPRHNYSKLDRNYRKGLRAIVAVGERAISSLGVRRPRLEAMYEDTIEDYVETNELMYFMDQYRRTTDPAARLFYRQEIVRLNAELYGTPKLADYHHVLAHYTADIPVGRLRGKGAAVYAELAGSFSLLESVERAPSYAPDPKTLAWMGRVVTELYGGMLAHVEDNRQYAPVELQQLFRTVIHEEFGGEIAEEWRVDLEPAAAITVDTVNRRIIIPIDRQPVSSEKAKDLVVHEIGVHMLRSVNGYETDIPLLATGLSRYADSEEGLAVIIEQARKGKFVEMGHASYLAASLAYFEGKDFRGTFEVMWRVLALKRMGDGPDLTEEMIVKAKNTAYALCMRTFRGTDDIPWFKDLQYYNGAIAVWKHLDAICGDTDKFQLMMMGKTRIDDPAQDRIVLEAGSN; encoded by the coding sequence ATGCACGAAACTCAGCAATCCTCACAGCGACTCGCTCTACTAAAACCCAATATTATTGCTGCGGTTGTACCATCGAATATGACCGAGCAAAAGCAGGCGTTTATGCTGGGTAAAGTACGGAATCCACGTCATAATTACTCAAAACTTGATCGAAACTATCGTAAGGGTTTGAGGGCAATAGTAGCGGTTGGTGAGCGCGCAATTTCCTCTCTTGGTGTCCGGCGTCCTCGTCTTGAAGCAATGTATGAAGATACCATTGAGGATTATGTCGAGACTAATGAATTGATGTACTTCATGGATCAATATCGCAGAACAACTGATCCTGCGGCACGTCTTTTCTACCGCCAAGAGATTGTGCGACTCAACGCGGAGTTGTACGGTACGCCAAAACTCGCAGACTACCATCACGTGCTAGCACACTATACAGCGGATATACCGGTAGGACGGTTACGAGGCAAGGGTGCGGCAGTTTACGCCGAGCTTGCTGGTAGTTTTTCGCTCCTAGAGAGCGTAGAACGGGCACCATCGTACGCACCGGACCCAAAAACGCTTGCCTGGATGGGTCGAGTGGTTACGGAGCTTTATGGCGGGATGCTTGCTCATGTCGAAGACAATCGGCAGTACGCACCGGTCGAACTGCAGCAACTATTTCGTACTGTGATTCACGAAGAATTTGGCGGTGAGATTGCCGAAGAATGGCGTGTCGATCTCGAACCCGCCGCCGCGATTACCGTCGATACAGTTAATAGACGAATAATTATACCGATTGATCGGCAGCCTGTAAGTAGTGAGAAGGCCAAAGACCTGGTGGTGCATGAAATAGGTGTCCATATGCTGCGGTCTGTAAATGGCTATGAAACCGATATTCCACTGCTTGCGACCGGGCTTAGCCGATATGCTGATTCAGAGGAAGGTCTCGCCGTTATTATTGAACAAGCGCGTAAGGGGAAGTTTGTTGAGATGGGTCATGCAAGTTACTTGGCGGCATCTCTTGCCTATTTTGAGGGCAAAGACTTCCGCGGCACCTTTGAAGTAATGTGGCGTGTCTTAGCGCTAAAACGCATGGGTGACGGGCCGGACTTGACGGAAGAAATGATAGTAAAGGCAAAAAATACAGCTTATGCACTCTGTATGCGTACGTTTCGAGGTACCGACGACATCCCTTGGTTTAAAGATCTGCAATACTATAATGGGGCGATAGCCGTTTGGAAACATCTGGATGCAATTTGTGGCGATACCGATAAGTTTCAGCTGATGATGATGGGTAAAACAAGGATTGATGATCCCGCGCAGGATCGCATCGTGCTAGAAGCAGGGTCGAACTAG
- a CDS encoding guanylate kinase translates to MEVQLEKKEEFKKALACYSPSQDARDTLATMPLVILLSVTGGGRNTIINELVKTGRYHYIVSDTTRPAKVRNGKLEQDGVVYHFRTEDEVLADIKQGLYLEAELIHDQQVSGTSVRELKRAHDSGKVPINEVDIGGTDAIADVKPDTLFLFIVPPSYTEWMRRLKSREDMSEEELEKRLTTAVRMLHTVLSSKRFVFVVNDRLSEVVKTVDDYILGERHDLHDATAKAVALRLYHQILEHYPHLAATD, encoded by the coding sequence ATGGAAGTCCAGCTTGAAAAGAAAGAAGAGTTCAAAAAAGCACTGGCGTGCTATAGTCCATCGCAAGATGCACGTGACACACTTGCCACAATGCCGCTTGTCATACTACTGAGTGTGACCGGTGGTGGACGTAACACAATCATTAATGAACTAGTGAAGACTGGCCGCTACCACTATATTGTTTCTGATACGACGCGACCTGCGAAGGTACGAAACGGCAAGCTTGAGCAAGATGGCGTTGTGTACCATTTTCGCACTGAAGATGAGGTACTGGCGGATATTAAACAAGGGCTATACCTTGAAGCCGAGCTTATTCACGATCAGCAGGTGAGCGGTACAAGTGTTCGTGAGTTAAAACGTGCTCATGATAGTGGTAAGGTGCCAATCAATGAAGTTGATATTGGCGGCACCGATGCAATTGCGGATGTTAAACCTGACACCCTATTTCTTTTTATCGTGCCACCGAGTTATACCGAGTGGATGCGGCGACTAAAATCCCGTGAAGATATGAGCGAGGAAGAACTGGAGAAGCGTCTCACAACCGCAGTGCGCATGTTACACACTGTACTTAGCAGTAAGCGGTTTGTATTTGTAGTCAACGATAGACTATCTGAGGTGGTAAAAACAGTAGACGATTACATCTTGGGTGAGCGGCATGACCTGCATGACGCCACCGCCAAAGCTGTTGCTTTGCGACTGTATCATCAAATTCTTGAACACTACCCTCATTTGGCGGCTACAGACTAG
- a CDS encoding GNAT family N-acetyltransferase, which yields MIVRQATEDDIDDLFRLSCLVHHQPPYDMLIPAHERERFLAAFQLGSSFEQTFKTKLMRLISSPNGHVFIADVDGEIAGYRAAEVGPNSLELHGLFVDERFRGHGIGKALFTAPIHLAPRGGVIRLTVLAGNTVAQALYESLGFKVVGSAEKTFYGAEQLNMQKQSTTN from the coding sequence ATGATTGTTCGACAAGCAACTGAGGACGATATCGATGACCTGTTCCGTCTTTCGTGCCTCGTTCATCACCAGCCACCGTATGACATGCTTATCCCTGCGCACGAGCGAGAACGATTTTTGGCCGCCTTTCAGCTCGGCTCTTCGTTTGAGCAGACATTCAAAACAAAGCTGATGCGACTGATCAGCTCGCCAAATGGTCACGTATTTATTGCCGACGTTGATGGGGAGATAGCCGGATATCGGGCAGCGGAAGTTGGTCCAAATTCACTTGAGCTGCACGGATTATTCGTTGATGAGCGTTTCCGCGGTCACGGGATTGGCAAGGCACTTTTTACAGCCCCGATCCATCTTGCACCGCGTGGAGGTGTAATACGGCTTACGGTACTTGCTGGTAATACGGTAGCGCAGGCACTGTACGAATCACTCGGGTTTAAGGTGGTGGGTTCTGCCGAAAAGACCTTCTACGGCGCAGAGCAACTGAACATGCAAAAACAAAGCACAACCAATTGA
- a CDS encoding FAD-binding oxidoreductase — MDLQGELTKVISGEVDTSDKTREFYSHDASLFELRPKAVLFPRHADDIKAAVRFVNEHKKDMPDLSLTARSRGTDMSGAAINDSLILDTSKYMTALHDVSAERATVQPGMMYRDFEAETLKYGSILPSYPASRELAGMGGIVNNNSGGEKSLQFGKTDRYVQHMKMVLADGNEYDIRPLDRDELNGKMDANDFEGNLYRRTFELLDQHYDEIKAAAPKVTKDSTGYHLWDVWDRDKGIFDLTKLFVGAQGTLGINTETTLGLVPKPEHSGTLVCYLKSIDNLGEIIPAVLDEKPATFECFDDNTLWLSFRFIFAFIKRLGFVTWLIMCLQLIPDGLALVRGVPKLIMLIEFTGDSTDEVKQKIHTAKKNLQRFNFSYMEEDDTEADSRKFWLMRRESFNLLRSKVKEKHTAPFIDDLIVPPARLSEFLPQIRDIVKKYRLLATIAGHLGDGNFHIIPLMKIEDPAERAKFEPVMKEVNNLVIKYGGSVSGEHNDGMIRGPWLKEMYSPSVLGYMKEIKELYDPLNIFNPHKKTDATWEYSFSHIRDHF; from the coding sequence ATGGACCTACAGGGTGAGCTAACAAAGGTTATTAGTGGTGAAGTTGACACCAGTGACAAAACGCGTGAATTTTATAGTCACGACGCGAGTTTGTTTGAACTAAGGCCGAAGGCCGTACTATTTCCGCGGCATGCTGATGATATAAAAGCTGCCGTGCGTTTCGTCAATGAGCACAAAAAAGACATGCCAGACCTTAGTCTTACTGCACGTTCGCGTGGGACCGATATGTCCGGGGCGGCTATCAATGATTCGCTTATTCTCGATACAAGTAAGTACATGACTGCACTTCACGATGTTTCTGCCGAGCGGGCGACCGTACAGCCGGGCATGATGTACCGCGATTTTGAAGCGGAAACACTAAAATACGGTAGTATCTTACCAAGCTATCCGGCCAGCCGAGAGTTAGCGGGCATGGGTGGGATTGTCAATAACAATTCCGGTGGGGAAAAATCTCTACAATTTGGCAAAACTGACCGCTATGTGCAGCACATGAAGATGGTTCTGGCAGACGGCAACGAATATGACATACGACCGCTTGATCGCGATGAGCTTAATGGCAAAATGGATGCTAATGACTTTGAAGGTAATCTGTACCGCCGCACATTTGAACTGCTCGATCAGCATTACGATGAAATCAAGGCGGCAGCTCCTAAAGTAACGAAAGACTCGACGGGCTATCATCTGTGGGATGTGTGGGATCGTGACAAGGGTATATTTGATCTTACGAAATTGTTTGTAGGCGCACAGGGAACGCTGGGTATCAATACTGAAACCACGCTTGGATTAGTGCCCAAGCCCGAGCACTCGGGGACGCTCGTGTGTTACCTGAAATCAATCGACAATTTGGGCGAGATTATACCGGCCGTACTCGATGAAAAGCCGGCCACGTTTGAATGTTTCGATGACAATACGTTATGGCTTAGTTTCAGGTTTATCTTTGCATTTATTAAGCGTCTTGGATTTGTGACTTGGCTTATCATGTGCTTGCAGTTGATACCTGATGGACTCGCGTTAGTGCGCGGTGTCCCCAAACTCATCATGTTGATTGAATTTACCGGCGACAGTACTGATGAGGTAAAACAAAAAATTCACACTGCCAAAAAAAATCTGCAAAGATTTAATTTTAGCTATATGGAGGAAGATGATACCGAAGCGGACAGTCGTAAATTCTGGCTGATGCGACGTGAGAGTTTTAATTTGCTACGAAGTAAAGTGAAAGAAAAGCATACTGCACCATTCATCGATGACCTCATTGTACCGCCAGCGCGGCTTTCGGAGTTTTTGCCGCAAATTCGCGACATAGTGAAAAAGTATAGATTACTAGCAACCATTGCTGGACATCTTGGCGATGGCAACTTTCATATTATCCCGCTCATGAAAATTGAAGATCCTGCGGAACGCGCCAAGTTTGAGCCGGTTATGAAAGAAGTTAATAACTTAGTCATAAAGTACGGTGGCAGTGTGAGCGGTGAACATAACGATGGCATGATTCGCGGGCCTTGGCTGAAGGAAATGTACAGCCCGTCGGTACTTGGCTACATGAAAGAGATCAAAGAACTCTACGATCCGCTCAACATATTCAATCCGCATAAAAAGACCGATGCTACGTGGGAATATAGCTTTAGCCATATTCGCGACCACTTTTAG
- the dnaJ gene encoding molecular chaperone DnaJ, protein MSDKRDYYEVLGVSKSASDDEIKKAFRKLAVQHHPDKEGGDETRFKEINEAYEVLKDKQKRQRYDQFGHAGVGGASGSGAGGNPFEGFNFNGQDIHFDFGGAGGFGDLFGQFFGGASGQRQGPKRGRDVEVRVVLTFEEAVFGKNEMLSMTLDDECTHCKGSTVEPGHSMKTCETCKGAGQQVRVMNTMFGAIQQAVTCEACHGKGKVPEKACTRCKGNGTERREQKVTVKIPAGVDDGVTIRLREHGEAIGGGTKGDLYVHIRVKAHKKFTREGDLILSEEHISMVDAALGCEVDVETVDGTVTMKVPAGTQSGTDFKLSGHGVPHLRATSRGAHIVSIVVDTPTKLSKKQRELLESFDSAKGGFFS, encoded by the coding sequence ATGAGTGATAAACGTGATTATTATGAAGTGCTTGGTGTTAGTAAAAGCGCCAGTGATGATGAGATAAAAAAAGCTTTTCGTAAGCTTGCCGTCCAGCATCACCCTGACAAAGAAGGTGGTGATGAAACAAGGTTTAAAGAAATTAACGAAGCCTACGAAGTGCTAAAAGACAAGCAAAAGCGACAAAGGTACGATCAGTTTGGTCATGCCGGCGTCGGTGGTGCGAGTGGTTCTGGCGCTGGCGGCAATCCGTTCGAAGGTTTTAATTTTAATGGGCAGGACATTCATTTTGATTTTGGCGGCGCAGGTGGGTTTGGTGATTTGTTTGGCCAGTTTTTTGGTGGTGCCTCAGGGCAGCGCCAAGGCCCAAAACGTGGTCGCGATGTTGAAGTGCGAGTGGTGCTGACATTTGAAGAAGCGGTATTTGGGAAAAATGAGATGCTCAGCATGACGCTTGACGATGAGTGCACGCACTGTAAGGGTAGCACAGTTGAGCCCGGTCACAGTATGAAAACCTGTGAAACCTGCAAGGGAGCGGGCCAGCAAGTCAGGGTCATGAATACGATGTTTGGCGCTATCCAGCAGGCAGTTACTTGTGAAGCATGTCATGGTAAGGGTAAAGTACCCGAAAAAGCTTGCACACGCTGCAAAGGAAATGGTACCGAGCGTCGCGAACAGAAGGTGACGGTGAAAATACCGGCTGGGGTTGATGATGGTGTGACCATTCGCCTCAGGGAGCATGGCGAAGCAATTGGTGGTGGTACTAAGGGTGACCTGTATGTCCATATTCGGGTTAAGGCGCACAAAAAATTTACTCGCGAAGGCGACCTCATACTTAGCGAAGAACACATCAGTATGGTTGACGCGGCGCTTGGTTGTGAAGTCGATGTTGAAACAGTCGACGGGACGGTTACTATGAAAGTTCCGGCTGGCACCCAAAGCGGCACTGACTTCAAATTAAGTGGGCATGGTGTTCCACACCTGCGTGCGACGTCGCGTGGTGCGCATATCGTGAGTATCGTCGTCGATACACCCACGAAGCTTAGCAAAAAACAGCGTGAACTACTTGAGTCATTCGATTCGGCTAAGGGCGGTTTCTTCTCGTAG
- a CDS encoding FKBP-type peptidyl-prolyl cis-trans isomerase has protein sequence MKKYEGTKLTDFSPAAAVDSLQVIDISEGTGATVKPGATITAHYTGALCKNGIIFQSSHDIGRPITFGLDQVIRGWSQGVPGMKVGGMRRLVIPSEMAYGSARAASNIPPNSDLVFDIELVAIA, from the coding sequence ATGAAAAAATACGAAGGAACCAAACTCACTGACTTTTCCCCTGCGGCAGCAGTTGACTCACTGCAAGTTATTGATATCAGCGAAGGCACCGGCGCTACCGTGAAACCTGGCGCTACTATCACCGCACACTATACTGGTGCTCTATGCAAAAACGGTATTATTTTTCAGAGCAGTCATGACATAGGGCGGCCTATCACGTTCGGACTTGACCAAGTAATCCGTGGCTGGTCACAGGGTGTACCTGGTATGAAAGTAGGCGGAATGCGACGGCTCGTCATACCCAGCGAGATGGCATATGGCTCAGCTCGGGCTGCGAGCAATATTCCCCCAAACAGCGATCTGGTTTTCGACATCGAACTTGTTGCTATCGCATAA
- a CDS encoding ATP-dependent zinc protease, giving the protein MTKQRTIGCLERVDFPAFGIVGSWAKVDTGAYSGALHCTNIKVVRRTANGERVLKFSPLGQAPQETTEFMSTYVRSATGHRVRRHVIDTQICIGGKEYPVRIGLSDRSDMKRPVLLGRRFLRENSMLVDVCINQEFDDEGEGTK; this is encoded by the coding sequence ATGACAAAACAACGCACTATTGGCTGTCTTGAACGTGTAGATTTTCCCGCATTTGGGATAGTTGGCTCATGGGCGAAAGTCGATACCGGTGCGTATTCCGGTGCGCTGCACTGTACCAATATTAAAGTTGTTCGGCGCACCGCAAATGGTGAGCGGGTTCTAAAATTTTCGCCACTCGGCCAGGCTCCACAGGAAACAACGGAATTTATGAGCACCTATGTTCGCTCGGCCACCGGCCATCGTGTACGCAGGCATGTGATCGACACCCAGATCTGCATCGGCGGCAAAGAATATCCTGTGCGCATTGGACTGTCCGACCGTTCAGATATGAAGCGTCCAGTCCTGCTCGGACGGCGATTCTTACGTGAGAATAGCATGCTTGTCGATGTATGCATTAACCAAGAATTTGATGACGAAGGAGAAGGCACAAAATGA
- a CDS encoding nucleotide exchange factor GrpE → MSVKKTKQDEHIAELTADLQRLRADFENYRKRVDQEKASAQSTGEARMIIKLLPIVDTIERAISHTPAELADNPWVQGIAALTKSLDTALGGMNVLRIDARPGTVFDPDVHHAVQFDEDAEGDVEVIAEELQAGYILNGSPVREAMVKVTRK, encoded by the coding sequence ATGAGTGTAAAAAAGACTAAACAAGACGAACATATAGCCGAATTAACCGCTGATCTTCAGCGACTTCGAGCCGACTTCGAGAATTACCGTAAGCGAGTAGATCAGGAAAAAGCTTCCGCGCAGAGCACGGGTGAAGCACGAATGATTATAAAACTATTACCTATTGTTGATACGATCGAACGGGCAATCAGCCACACCCCGGCTGAACTTGCCGACAACCCCTGGGTACAAGGGATTGCCGCGTTGACCAAAAGTCTTGATACGGCACTCGGTGGCATGAATGTATTACGGATAGATGCTAGGCCGGGTACTGTTTTTGATCCCGATGTCCATCACGCAGTACAGTTCGACGAGGATGCAGAAGGTGATGTAGAAGTGATTGCTGAAGAACTTCAGGCTGGCTATATACTAAATGGTTCGCCGGTGCGTGAAGCAATGGTGAAAGTAACGCGCAAGTAA
- a CDS encoding transcriptional regulator — MITERQRAILGAIIEQYAEIAVPVGSVTLAKLFGVSSATIRSEMARLEEVGLITAPHTSAGRVPTDKGYRLYVNGITDAQMTELPSGMDRSARAIEAHVNAQSSHADRAIRSAVDSLVELTGNLGFATIGAQLYMNGMGNLFSQPEFTEGRHVQAVARLLDNIEPWLREAAPNQPLNVFIGSENPIGKSSGATLIISKFRSPYSDKSYIGVIGPTRQNYARTMTLVKRTGAMLEDVL; from the coding sequence ATGATAACCGAACGCCAGCGTGCGATTTTGGGTGCGATTATCGAGCAATACGCCGAAATCGCCGTACCGGTAGGCAGTGTGACACTGGCCAAGCTTTTTGGTGTTAGTAGCGCGACGATTCGTAGCGAGATGGCAAGGCTTGAAGAGGTTGGACTTATTACTGCGCCCCACACTAGTGCTGGCCGTGTGCCGACTGACAAGGGCTATCGACTATATGTCAACGGCATCACAGACGCGCAAATGACGGAACTGCCAAGCGGTATGGATCGCAGCGCGAGGGCGATTGAAGCGCATGTCAATGCACAGAGCTCTCATGCTGATCGAGCTATACGTAGCGCAGTCGATAGCCTAGTAGAATTGACCGGTAACCTAGGGTTTGCAACAATCGGTGCGCAGCTCTATATGAACGGTATGGGTAACTTGTTTAGCCAGCCAGAATTTACCGAAGGACGGCACGTACAAGCGGTAGCTCGACTGCTCGACAATATCGAGCCTTGGCTACGCGAGGCTGCTCCGAACCAGCCGCTCAACGTGTTTATTGGTAGCGAAAACCCAATTGGTAAAAGTAGTGGCGCCACGCTCATTATCAGTAAATTTCGCTCACCTTACAGCGACAAAAGCTATATTGGCGTGATTGGACCTACTAGGCAAAATTACGCTCGCACGATGACACTCGTCAAACGAACAGGTGCGATGTTAGAGGATGTGTTGTAG